A single region of the Serinus canaria isolate serCan28SL12 chromosome 1, serCan2020, whole genome shotgun sequence genome encodes:
- the MMP7 gene encoding matrilysin: MGTMHYLLLCALIFLPETPAFPLQPRPEAWSSIDLATVKRYLDTFFPILSKRQKLSIEERIKEMQKFFHLTVTGKLDKETEGIMKMPRCGMPDVAEYQTFPGSPRWKKRHLTYKILSYTRDLTTKKVDDAIRRALMVWSDVTPLSFRKVDTGRADIEIRFTRRGHGDWSPFDGRGGTLAHAFPPGGGIGGDAHFDDDEKWSDVNQDVNLFLVAAHEFGHSLGLAHSNVRGALMYPLYSYQNPQTFTLPADDRRGIQKLYGKKPSNS, encoded by the exons ATGGGCACCATGCACTACCTCCTGCTTTGTGCTCTCATCTTCCTGCCTGAGACTCCTGCTTTTCCACTACAACCAAGACCAGAAGCATGGAGCAGCATAGACCTTGCCACAGTAAAG AGATATCTTGATACATTCTTTCCAATTTtgtcaaaaagacaaaaactaagcatagaggaaaggattaaagaaatgcagaagtttTTCCACCTGACTGTAACTGGAAAATTAGacaaagaaactgaaggaaTAATGAAAATGCCCAGATGTGGTATGCCTGATGTAGCAGAATACCAAACATTTCCTGGAAGTCCAAGATGGAAAAAGAGACATTTAACATACAA GATTCTCAGTTACACACGTGACCTAACCACAAAGAAAGTGGATGATGCAATTAGAAGGGCCTTGATGGTATGGAGTGATGTGACTCCACTGAGCTTCCGAAAAGTCGACACGGGCCGGGCAGACATTGAAATTAGATTCACACGTCGTG GGCATGGTGATTGGTCTCCTTTTGATGGAAGAGGTGGCACACTGGCCCATGCATTCCCTCCTGGAGGAGGAATTGGTGGAGATGCTCATTTTGATGATGATGAAAAATGGTCAGATGTCAATCAAG ATGTCAATTTGTTCCTCGTTGCTGCTCATGAATTTGGCCATTCTTTGGGACTTGCTCACTCCAATGTCCGTGGGGCTCTGATGTATCCTCTCTACTCATATCAGAACCCACAAACCTTCACACTTCCAGCAGATGACAGGAGAGGAATTCAGAAGTTATACG GGAAAAAGCCATCAAACTCTTGA